The window GCCAGCGCTCCATCACCAATTCTGTTCGAGAGGTTTGGTATCACTGCGGATGCTCTGGTGCATGCGGCAAAAGAGCTTCTTAGATAGGGAAGGAATTTCGAAAACGAAATAGGGAGGCATACCCTATTTGCCTCCCATGCCTTTTGCGCTGACCGCAATACTGGTCTATTGAAAACCCTATTCCCTTGATGTTTCATATGCTTAAATAAAGAAAATGTTGTAAGGTTCTCTTCTTGACAGCCGGGCTGGCCTTTCCCTATAGTTGTCTTACGATTCGCACATCAACCGATGAAGTTAGCCGCCGGGGTATGTGTAACCGGATTTCACCATCACTGCAGTAAAAAAAGAGCCACGCAGGGGTCGGGATATGCATCGTGAAGTATAATTCTTCCGTGATGACCTATTTCATGCAGACTGGGGGTACCAGGCGAAACATACGCCTTCTGGTCCGTTTTTTTCTCGTCTTGGCGGGGATGGTGACAGCCTACAGCATCATCTTCCATTTTCTGATGGCCTTCGAAGGCAGGGCACATTCTTGGATTACGGGCTTTTACTGGACCCTGACGGTAATGACCACATTGGGTTTCGGCGATATTACCTTCAATTCCGACTTGGGCCGCTCTTTTTCTCTTCTTGTTTTGCTGTCCGGCGTGGTCTTCCTCCTAACCCTTCTCCCCTTCACCTTCATCAAATTTTTCTATGCACCCTGGATTGAAGCAGAATCCCGCAAGAGAACCCCAAGGGAGCTGCCGCCGGAAACAAAAGATCACATCATCATTACAAACTATGATTCCGTCACCCAGGCGCTTATCGAAAAACTAAAGGATCATAATTACGCATATGTGCTTATCATGGAGGATTACAAGCAGGCCTTGGAATACGCCGACATGGGTTTGCGCGTTGCCGTGGGCAATATCGATGATCCCGAAACCTATCGGAAAATGAGGGTTGAACGTGCGCGAATGGTCGTTGCCACCAACCGGGATGAAATCAACACAAACATTTCCTTGACCGTGCGGGAAGTAACAGAAGAGGTGGCGATTATCACCACAGCCAACTCTCCTTATTCGCTGGACATCCTTCAGATGGCGGGCAGCAATCGGGTACTCCAGTTTTATGATATCCTGGGACGCTCACTGGCTACCTGGACGGTCGGTGGTGACTGTAAGGCGAACATTATCAGTCGGTATGACGATCTGCTCATTGCAGAATTTCCTGCAATGGGTACCCCCTTGGTTGGGAAAACCCTAGCAGAAAGCGGATTGAGGGAAAACATTGGTGTTCATGTCGTGGGGATCTGGGAGCGGGGACATTTCTTTATTCCGAGCGCCGAAAGCCTTATTACTCGAACCAGCGTGCTGGTGTTGGCCGGATCTGAGGAAACGTTGACCGCTTACGATGAAGTATATTCCTTTTATCATATTTGCAAACTGACAACGGATCCGGTTTTAATTGTTGGTGGAGGACGGGTAGGGTATGCTATTGCGGAGCGCTTCAAGGAACGCGGCACCCCTTTTCTGATCATTGAAAAAAACCCTCGGAGAGAACGGCCGAGTGAGCATGTTGTCATCGGTGATGCCGCTGACATACACACATTACAGCGTGCCTGGCTTGAGAAAGCCCCGGCTGCGGTCATCACAACCCACGATGACGCAACCAACATATACCTGACCAAGTATCTGAGAAGTCTAAAACCCGATTTGCAGATTCTCAGCCGGGCAAATCTCGAACGCAACGTATCGACACTCCATCGTGCCGGCGCCGACTTTGTCATGTCTTATTCTTCCCTAGGGGCCAACGCCATTTTCAATTTCCTGAATCAAGAGGAGGCGGTGACGCTGACGGAAGGCTTGAATATTTTTCATCTAAGGGCTCCAGCGTCTCTGATCGGCAAAACTTTAGCGACCTCGATGATCAGAGAAAAAACCGGATGTTCCGTTGTTGCCATAAAAGAAAAGGGCGCTATGCAAATCAATCTTGATCCATTAATGCCGATTCGGGAAAATGCCGAGTTGGTTCTGATCGGAACCCAGGAAGGGGAACGAAAATTTCTGGCCTGGCAAGAAGAGAAAAAATAGGAACGTCCCGCTTCAATGGTCTCTTTTGGCAGAGCGTCCACGCCAGCCTCTCCCACGCGCTTGCATCACCGGGTCATACTTGATGTATCAATGGAAAAACCATGCTGAGAGAACCTCATGCGACCCAGGTATTGCCGGTGTAGGGATTTGCAACCCATCCGGAAAGCCCCCCTCGTCGCTGAGGTCATGTATGTACTTGAGATTATAAACGGTTATTTTTGATCTTTCATTTGGCCGTGTCTGCATCTTCTCGCTTTTTTATCCAC of the Deltaproteobacteria bacterium genome contains:
- a CDS encoding potassium channel protein produces the protein MKYNSSVMTYFMQTGGTRRNIRLLVRFFLVLAGMVTAYSIIFHFLMAFEGRAHSWITGFYWTLTVMTTLGFGDITFNSDLGRSFSLLVLLSGVVFLLTLLPFTFIKFFYAPWIEAESRKRTPRELPPETKDHIIITNYDSVTQALIEKLKDHNYAYVLIMEDYKQALEYADMGLRVAVGNIDDPETYRKMRVERARMVVATNRDEINTNISLTVREVTEEVAIITTANSPYSLDILQMAGSNRVLQFYDILGRSLATWTVGGDCKANIISRYDDLLIAEFPAMGTPLVGKTLAESGLRENIGVHVVGIWERGHFFIPSAESLITRTSVLVLAGSEETLTAYDEVYSFYHICKLTTDPVLIVGGGRVGYAIAERFKERGTPFLIIEKNPRRERPSEHVVIGDAADIHTLQRAWLEKAPAAVITTHDDATNIYLTKYLRSLKPDLQILSRANLERNVSTLHRAGADFVMSYSSLGANAIFNFLNQEEAVTLTEGLNIFHLRAPASLIGKTLATSMIREKTGCSVVAIKEKGAMQINLDPLMPIRENAELVLIGTQEGERKFLAWQEEKK